The region cattttaggaaATACTTACTTAATTACAAGTATTTTGAAACACCTGGccttatttaaaatttttcccccaattaaaaataaaggtaTGTCTGTCACCTCGCTGTAGAGCACCAAATCTGAACTGTTCTTGAATTGTTCTCCACAGGACTATCATTCTGAGGAACACAAATAGCCCCTTAGGCACACTTTGGACACACCTGCTCTAAATAGAACATCTCCTTTTATAGAGGTGTTTATGCCTACTAgtgatcatttgatcagttcaTCAGAACAAAATGCTGGTGTCACATGAGGGTGGGGCTAGTTTTCCCAGTTTTCTTGctgatattttcatttctgtcaaATGGCTTTTAAGCTACAAGATAAAATGTTACTGTCACCATTCAGTCCTTGCTAGCACAGCAGTGTGCATAACAGAAAATAGTTGCTGAATAAGAACTGTGCCTGGGTTTGAATGTGGGAGCTCCATGCTGTTGGAGTTGGTTTCTGTCTGTACTTTTCATCTCAGGGTGTGGTTCTGCACATGAAAGTGGATGAAAGCAGCCCACTGCATACGCTAAATGAACCTAGTACGTCTCTGCATGACTTCCCGTTTTTAATAAGTTGCTTCCTCAAAATGTCATGTTGCTGTGTGGCCTGCAGCTCATCAGTTTCTATTCAACAGAACAAACCCACAAGTTCTCTGCTCTTCTGCAGATATCGTCccaaaacacatcaaatctCAGTTTGGCTGTTCACTAATAAAACACggagctttatttaaaaacttgtcCAACTCTTCCGGATATATGTGCTTATCATCACGGTGTCTGATGAAGGGTAATCTAGGAAGTATTTGGCACCAACTGTAACCGAGGTTCCCCATCTTGTGCAGGAACAAAACTTCCCCTAAGTTCACCTGATGAAATAAATCGCTGGGCTTTGAAAATGGCAGTTTGCATGCCAACTCAATCGGAGTTTAACTCAAGCCGAAAGTGCAAAAGATTCTAGTTTTTCCATTCTCACACGGCGACACAGTAAAAATGCTCCCTTTTTAAACGGGCATTCCTCCGATCCTGCTGCCTGTCTGGAAGTTTACCAGTGAACTGATGCAACAGGTTGACAGGTGGGCAGCTCCCTCTGTGACACAAAGTGAGTCGgtttaaataaaggaaacagCCGACTACAAACAACACTGGGATACATGGTTCCTATTAGAATTCACTTCTCTGGGCCCCAACTTTACAGCTATAAGTTGGTCGCGCCCtgatgtgtgtgcgtgcgtttAACTTTTGAGGTGTCTATCATCCCAACACAAATTCTTTCAAATCTCTCCAAAGTGCGTCAAAGTCTCAGCCCGGATGATTACACGCTAAAGCAGAGAGATCACTACATGGTAGAGGAGGCGAGTACTCACATCTTCCATGATAAAGCAGCAGGGTCCGTTATGTGGCTGCAGACTAGCCCAAAAATCACACGACGTCGCTCTCAGTGTTCTGCTCAGAAACGCTGTGAAACGGTTGCCTGCTGGTGAGCAGCTGACACATTTCCAGCAGTAGTCGTAAATGCTGAAAAGGGGGAACTGTGCAGTCTGACACCAAAGGTTTTCCTCTTTTGCCTCGGAGAAAAAAGTTTCAAGAAAGAAGTTTGGTTTCCGGTTCAAGTCCGGTTTTTACGCTCGTGAATCTGTGAGGAGGGGCAACATGGCCAGCAGCCTGTATCTGGTTGCTAGGGCACCCCGTCCCATCGCAGCACGTTAACAGGCGACTTGTTTCCTTTCTCATCTAAATGAACGACGGCTTGATTGTTTCAGATAACAGCCATAACAACAGCACCAACCACCAGGGACTTTCTAGAAAACACTCCTCTCAAAGATAGCTTACTAGAAGTGAGCATTCTAgctaaaagttttatttacttatatatttatttatttatagaagtctgtattttaataatatctATAAGATCAAGATAATATAGAAGAAAATAATATAAGCTGAGATGCTATTAGCTCTGGTTTAATTAACTTCCTGATAGGATTGACTGGCCTTGACATATAAAAATTGATAGTTACTTAACCGATCAGTTATTCCGTTTAAACACATGCAGCTTTTACATATTACAGAGACCAGCATGTGATAACCAGGTGTTATCCTTTCATAAATGGAACAAAATGcagattataaaaataaagcttgaaAGCAACATAGGAATGTTAGCTACAATTATTTGATTACTTCATGGACTGTAGAAATAAGATTaatgaaaaatgctttttatatttttttgatatATATCGATCTGTTGGTTAAAAGcatccaatttatttttataactccTAGGACAAATATGAACAAATCCAGCCTAGGTGAATTTAACAGGTTATGGATTTGTCTTAACATACCGTGTTTGGTTTTCAGCCCCAAAAATGGGTTAAAGTGAATAATATACAAAAGCGTATGTGTGATGAGTAGAATAACCATTAACctggaattacattttttttaatttgtcctttttaaaaagggaaatagGCAGGATGCAGAGAAGTCCATCACAGAAGTACACAGGAATGAAAACCTTGAACACACCCTCTGAAATTCTGTGAACTGCAAATATAACTTAACACTATAGCAACCTCTTCCTCACATTTATTGGAAGGATGGTAGTAATTAAGATGGTCCTCCACAAAATCAACTTTATATATCACTGATCCCAGACAAACCTCCCTAACTGGTTCAAACCTTTTATAATGTCTTTATGAAAGAGTTTGTGGTGTGGGGCTAAGTTTCAAATTCAAGCCCACTGCATTTGGTTTGGAAGAGAACTACTCTTCACACTGAACTGCAATGGGTCCaataacattttacattcaaagactcattatttattatgaaaatgtattttctgaaaatgtttgcatgcaGCATAATACCTATAATCTTATTCAGAGTAGTGGTAAACCTTAAACTGGTGAACTTAATTTCATAACCTTCAATAAAAGAATATTGTTAGATCaaatgcttagaacagataaatgtctGGATGTGCCATAACTTTTGTCAGTtgatcagaaacaaaactgaagttattatgtttggacctaaagaggaacgatgtACAGTTAATGCACAACTTCAGTTATTACCACTTTGAATGTTCCTTAACAATCTGATTAAATTATTAGCGTCAAAAACTACTCTACAATGTCTGTGACTCATcctgaggaaaaaacaacactCTTTCCCCAACCCCAAGTTAGAAAATAGTAAAATTGTAAATGGCTTGTATTTGTACAGCATTTTATAAATTCCAAAGGaccccaaagcacttcacactagTCAGTCATTCACGCACGCATTCACACGCTGATGCCACCACCAAGCTATTGTGTAGCTTGGTGGTGGCTACTGGTTAGTAACCACAGCTGCCTGTTGAAGCagtgctgctcttacttgagaAAAGTTTTTGAGTACTCTCCCACCTTTGTTCTAAACTGAGTAAAACTTAGTTCTCTTTATTACTGCAGTTCTTTCAAATTGCTTTTTTGTGATGCTCAGAATTTCAATAAGCATCTTTCCATATTAATATTTAGGATGTAGCAAACAGGCACAGTGATGGGGAAACAGGGATTCTGTACTGTAAGGTTTCAGGTCCTCTGCTTGAATTTACAAGCAGGGAGGAAGTTTGTTTTGGCTGAGATACAATTTAGCAATATGAaccatttcaaatgtatttgtaaaaagCTTCTTgcaaccaggttgctatgtattgcaaagtTTTTGCTCAgatccctcttgaaaatgagatctagatctcaacggggtttacctgattaaataaaggaataataaaatatatatatatgtatgccTCTGCGAACAGATACATTTTATTGGGATAATGATGGTGACTGTAGTAGGAATTTGCCCTGCAATTGGCGGGTTGCCAGGTCAACACCCACTTCTGCGTTGTGTCATTGGGGAAGACACTTCACCTGCCTTGTCtactggtggtggtcagaaggCCTAGTGGTCAGGGGACCTGTTGGCAATGGTGAATGGCAACCTCGCTTCTGTCAGATTgccccaaataaaaataaaaacaaaaaacaaacaaacaaaaaaacaaacaagtaaaaataaaaatcaaccaagtaggaagttactcaagtaagaactttatgtaaaaatgtatttggtaaaaaacaaGCTACTTAGGTACTGAGCAACTGATCATTAAATTGATGCAATCAGACAGACTAAATTATAATATAATAGCAAACAGTCTCATTTGAACATAAACTGCAGGTGTGTATATGTCTGGTGCATTTTTgcctaaaacatgtttgtttttccactctGTGAAGTTattccagaaattttacttaagCAACAGTAGCAACTcttcataataatattactcaagtaaaagcaaaaaataataataataaaaaacatgatgcaTATTAATCACACTGAGTACCTCCAACATAACAGCACAGAAACACTCTAAAGGCTTggaaatgtatatataaatgtaagaaagtttttgaaaagtgcTCTTCAAAAAGTCTTATTTACAGCCACTGGAATTGTTCTGGACtgaatttgtgtgtttgtgaggcaATGTTGAAACAACAGACAAAGCAATTCCCCATTGGATACAAGGCTATGTTTCATGTAGCAAAAGTTTGATGTAAGGAGGTTAGGGTTATTTCTCTATATTCCAGGCGTTTAGTCAACACAGAGAAGCCCTGATTCAATTAGACACCCCAATTTACTTTGCATGGATTGATGAAAGTATCAAATATTTTAGACCCTGAATAAATATGCGGTGTTCATCTACTTTGTAAtttaagaacaaacaaaacttatggttaattttgtcaaatgatatttagcatttaaaacACATCCAAACTGGTGAGTTgtcttttatttccttcaatGAATATATTGATATTAAATCAATATATTAAATCAGTACGTCCCCGACTTttgtaagacatttttcccacacAATATTACAATTGCCCATTCTGTAGTATTACGTTTAGAGTAAGGCGTCACCGAGGACAGCTATTTGGGGTCCTTTGGTTCTGCAACGTCAGGGATAAACATAACCAGCATCAGCCACCAAAGTTAAAGGAATCTGGTTACCAGTAAACACTAAAACAACTCAATTCATTAAACCGGACAGTAATGAGAAGCGAACGTGagcaaaaaattttttaaaaattcaccaATCGAATGTAGTGCTTTAAAATATGGGGTATTTATGAAGCTGCTGAGGGCGACAGAGCGTGTGAACGTTGATCATGTCGGACGCAGCTATTGAGGAAGTTTCAGTTTTATCGTCCATTTACTGCAGAGACGGAGAGTTCCAAATTGTTCAACAGTCTGGTACGTTGGTTGTTCTTGCTCTGATAGTATGGCAGgctgttttaacataaattcggtTTTGTCTGATCATCCCTAATTACATTCTAGATatctaaaaatttattttgactacacaaaactgcattttgactATCCGGAATAGGAATTTAAAATATCTGCATTTACACTCTGAGTGGTAAGAATAATAACTcaaaatgtcttcaaatacaaaattaatttcaagaTATCTCAATTACTTCACCGGATCTGACGGGACACATGTCCGTAATTACAATTTAAGTCATCTCGAACGTAATTATGACTAGATAAATGTACaattttagatatttgaatTAAGAATTCTGTATAAACCCCTTTGTGCTGCCACTGAGCTGCCCAAACAGTTGCCtgcataattttatgttttctgcgCAAAATTATATGCACAATGTAGAAAGGGCAATGTTGGATATGAAGAGACAGAAAACTTCATGGACTTTAAGACTATTTTGGTTTAACCAAGTAGGAGGGACGGCCTGCCGTATCTCCtatctaaaaatacatttaagatatCTATATGGTGTCTTTCAAGATATCCTTAATTAGAATTATGATGACTAGTCAAAACTACAATCGAGATATCTTGTATTTACTTGGACTTTATGCATTATGTCATAATTTAATTGTAGATATCTGACATGTATGTTTCAGATAATCAGCTATTAATTATATACCTTGAATTGAAGTCTCCATGCAACAATGGCAAATATGACGCAATTTCgactagtcagaatgtaattAGAGAAATAGAAATAGGTATTTTGTCTAGTTAGAGACAAATATAGTTGGAGGTTTCTTAATTTAAGTATTATCATAAACCAATTTCAGATATCTGGGGGGTAAAACAGAAGTTATGTTAAAACGGCCTGCCATACTGTCGGTAGTTGCTTCGTTCGGGTTGACGTTGTTACTCGGGTGTGCCTTTCACGTCACGCCCGAGAAAGGCAGAATCAGCACGAGCCACGAATTGAAAGTGCTAATTCTCAACTCGAGAAGGTTGTAGAAGTGGGAAAAATGTGGGTTGGCAAACGGCTATTTGCAAAAGAAGCTGacgatatattttttaaataatatttgttgAAGTACAAGAAATGAAAGGGACAcacttagaaatatttattttggaacaCAATGTGCCCCACTAACAGAAGTGTAAATAATAGTGCATTACGTGTTCATTACATGTATTCGTTTACGAATTCTGCTGTGGTAGATTAAATGGTAATGAGGGAAAATGCAGGTTCTGAAAGGATAGGccacatttttatcaaaaatgctaacttttaaaaatgtatttattttttttaatttgaagtaaCTAAACAgtttggcggttggcaaaaagCCAAACCGCCAACTTGGAGTTATTACTAGTTATTGGTGACTACCGTTCCAACattatattcttttaaaaatataaaaatatcaacaaaaattATATTCCATGATACCTATGATTTCTTAACCTTAAATCATTATCTGACTCAAAGATTGCATACTAATAGTACTCTCCCATATGAGCATTTATTATAATCTAAAAGTAtctgctcttcctgtttgtctaCAATAGTGGCAGTAAATTGTTGCATGTATGTTAATTTTTgagctgttttcacatttttttttcattttctcttcaaAGCCGTTATATTGAAAAGCAAAGCTGAtgttctgtgtattttttgtgttgtatttgttgtttcctcGTTTACTCTGTTACAAAGaggtttttaatctcaatgggtttttattttggtaaaataaaggttaaataaaaaaatagaatccAAGTCTGACAGCCTTGTCTTTTTGTAGCACAGGATGGGCTGGTGGTCCAGCTCAACTGCACTGGTGGGAGAGGCGGGAAGCTGAATGTGAGTGCAGTGTTCCATCTAGACCCCAGCTACCCTTCCTGTCCTCCTCATATTTCTATCTCCACCACCGGCCTGTCTAAGATTCAGTGTCACAACATCAGGCAGAAGCTGATGACTCGAGCTGCAGAACTTCCCCCAGAACCAATGCTGCTCCAGCTGGTGGAATACTTGCAGGTAAAGGCtcataaaagtaaataataccTGAATGTTTTTAGCGACAGTGTCCAGATGTATTGTGGTCACAGCAGGAATGTGTGGAACAGACGGAGGACCAGACAGAAGAACAGGACGGAACAggggaagagaaaaacaaccagCAGGAATGGACAGCGGTTCTGCTGCTTGACCACATCAGATCTCGAAACCGATATATCGGACTCCTGGAGCGCTGgagccagcagctgcagctcaccTGTAGACTTTTACTAGGACGCAATCCATTGATTATTCTGCTGGGGGAGAGACCCAACATCAAGGTACATggtatttttttcctgaatcGACTTTAAATGTAGACTGACACTATGccatattatattatttattcaacaaattaAAGATAAACTGAGAAACAGTGGGAGAAAATTAAACTTATGCTTTGAATTTCTGAAGCAATTCTAGATCATTTGAGTAGCCAGGTGCTGGTATTCAGCATTTGGAAGTGAGAGATCCTTTCTAAAAGAACCAAATTGTTGAGAGATTGCAGACCTGGAgcctcatgcataaagcgtGTGtgcgcacaaaaaatgtgtggcgccatattttacgcacaagttggcttgtataaaaattaactttgcatcaaagtttgagaaaatatacacacaggattcagagggagcgattgatcagagatcagattgatctcctgggaaatgttgatgatggtttattagcGTTTAGATTGCCtggactgatcatcctggagctccgAGCAGAACTTAAAGATGGAGTCATGCGGTACCagtaccggtccagctgcagtcatccttcagtTGAGCCGCCCGCTTTTTGAATGCGCCTTTATGGACAGAAATCTTctctattctgtaaatgtacaaCTTATGTACATGATTCTactatttagaataaaataaatagtagaGAGACAGTCCTTCCCACTCAAAGGACTCTCTGCCACGCTGTCATTCTTGAAATCCCTGTTCTACTGTTCTAACAGGCATTTGCACAatctctttatttctttttttaatttggattttttttctttaaaatttattatttttgtctttgtgaggTTACCTTATGTTACCtaaaagcaccttttaaataaaatatatatttattattattataaatacttgtactgctacaaacaaggacgttgccatggtCATTGCTTCACGTGGTGGCAGACTTCTGGGTATTTTtactaatttacatatgtatttaagGGTGGCAACAgggcggaccagcagctgcgCTCTATTTCCCTCATattaggatttataaaggaaagttGTGCAGCCACATGCGTGCGCACGACTTTGTGGATCCAATTTTCTTTGTGCGCCgcattttcataaattttttcGTACGCcaagttttattgtgaaaactgcccactcttttatgcatgaggcccctgtTGTTGTGTGTTAGCACTGAGCAGTAAGGACTGCTTTTTCTAACTGTTGTTAGAAAAGGTAGCAATGCCATTTCCAAACAATTTAAGTTTGTAATGTAGAGTGAGATCAATGGTTTACAACCAGAAAGCAAAATCATTGAGGGAAACCTGGGTGGAAAACAACTAAACATAATAAACAAGTTATTAGCCGGGTAGTGAGCTGAGTTAGCAGATTAATTAGTTAGCAGGTTCATGTTGGTAAagttgtggggggaaaaaactgagtATGGCTTCTTTAGAATAGctgagagagaaataaaatttgGGAGAAGTCccaaagaaatatttgtaaagtttCATCTGAACAATGAAAAAGTGTCTCAAACAATGTCCTTCAAAGAATAGAGACAAAAGTAGAGATGTCTATGACAGCACCATGTTTGAAGAATATCGTCCTCATGTGACCCGTCAAGGAAGGCAGTGACGGGTCTACAGCGACTACAGAATATGAGAACTGGAagaatttaatatattaaatgatcTTAAAAACTAATCTGAAgatgaggcagaaaaaaaatatttttttacttgtctAAAAGTGACGTCTTTTCCCCCATGTCAATATCCACTCTGACTGcaaaaacttttcttcaggAGTTTTGTCACCATTTAAAGACTGTTAAGGTGGATGTGGACTCTTCAGGTAAGAAATGCAAAGAGAGGATGATGAAGGTTCTTGCTGAGACCCCATATTCCTCCCTCTGTCAACATAGGTACGTCTCATAAACCTGCAACAGAGAAATCCAGATAGTTTGTGACTCTGTGTTTAATGTCTCAGTAGTATTTACACTTCTCTCATGGCCTTCCTTTCTCTCAGTCTGCAGGGATTCATAGTGAAGGACTACAAGTCATTATCAGAGCTGACTGCTGTCTTTGAGGAGCTGAACCTGGCTGAGCTTTACCAACAGATGCTGCCTACATTAAGCGGTTAGGAGAAGAACTGTCATATCTGCTTTTTATGTCTATTTATATTGGATTCACAGACCTACATctaatatttgctttttatttgagCTGTTCATTTTATATCAATAAGTTTGTATTGCTTTAAACGTTTGTCCTACCTTTTGTCCTGCTAATCTAGTCTTTGTTACATTTGAAGACATTACCATTAAACGGGAATTAGAACATCCCTCCTCTTCAAACCTCTATCATTTTGAATGTGTTCTGTCTGATACTGTAGAAGTCAGAATTGTTGTTTGAGTGTTACTGAAAGGCCCAATAGATTTACCTTCACAAGTGGagttttatataattataaaaaagtTGATTAGAAATAGCTTTGAGCTCATTTCAAATGCAATGgacatgaaaagaaagaaatggtcCTTGGTGGGTTACAAGTCTGGGTTTGGTGATTGCCAAGAGAATGGTACTTGTCTGACTGCATTGTGCCAAGTGTAAAGTTTAGTGGAGAGAGGATTATGGTCTATGGTTGTTTTTTAGGAACTTGGCTTGGCCCCTTAGTTCCAGTGAAAGGAACTCTGAATGCTTCAgcataccaagacattttggacaattcCATGCTCCCAACTTTGTGGGAGCAGTTTGGAGCTGGCCCCTTCCTCTTCCAACATGACTGTGCACCACAGGACAAAGCAAGATCCATAAAGACATGGATGGAGAGTCTGGTGTGGATGAACTTGACTGTCCTGCACagagtcctgacctcaacccAATAGAACACCTTTGGGATTAATTACAGTGGCGACTGAGAGCCAGGCCTT is a window of Xiphophorus maculatus strain JP 163 A chromosome 4, X_maculatus-5.0-male, whole genome shotgun sequence DNA encoding:
- the rwdd3 gene encoding RWD domain-containing protein 3, with protein sequence MSDAAIEEVSVLSSIYCRDGEFQIVQQSAQDGLVVQLNCTGGRGGKLNVSAVFHLDPSYPSCPPHISISTTGLSKIQCHNIRQKLMTRAAELPPEPMLLQLVEYLQQECVEQTEDQTEEQDGTGEEKNNQQEWTAVLLLDHIRSRNRYIGLLERWSQQLQLTCRLLLGRNPLIILLGERPNIKEFCHHLKTVKVDVDSSGKKCKERMMKVLAETPYSSLCQHSLQGFIVKDYKSLSELTAVFEELNLAELYQQMLPTLSVSSPMR